In Gordonia iterans, the following proteins share a genomic window:
- a CDS encoding XdhC family protein, translated as MREHLGQLARWSTGGAPAAVAVVVRTFASAPLPAGSVMAVGPRGEAVGSVSGGCVESAVYAECVDAMATGRPVLASYGVSDDDALEAGLTCGGTLEVFVTRLDDRRFPGLPELCDLVAADVPVTVATVLRTSRRGRSGTEPGARLVITETESWGTTGSDDLDAALYADLPVLLAAGETRVADYFAAEDTVEVFVQVFAPRPRLIVFGATDFAAALAGAGAFLGYRITVCDARPVFAVPDRFPAADEVVRRWPHEYLAAEIEAGRVDDRTAICVLTHDERFDRPLLALALDTEVLGYVGAMGSRRTHARRLAALRADGVDEAAIDRLRSPIGLDLQARTPQETAVSIVAEILAERGGGTGRRLTESPGPIHSAKSTSRPVARSPHSIGVTAAEAR; from the coding sequence ATGCGCGAGCATCTCGGCCAACTGGCGCGATGGTCGACCGGCGGTGCGCCGGCGGCCGTCGCGGTGGTGGTGCGGACCTTCGCCTCGGCGCCGCTTCCGGCCGGTTCGGTGATGGCAGTGGGTCCGCGCGGGGAGGCCGTCGGCTCGGTCTCCGGCGGGTGCGTCGAATCGGCGGTGTACGCCGAATGCGTCGACGCGATGGCGACCGGCCGCCCCGTACTGGCGAGCTACGGGGTGAGCGACGACGACGCGCTGGAGGCCGGCCTGACGTGCGGCGGCACCCTGGAGGTGTTCGTCACCCGGCTCGACGACCGCCGATTCCCCGGCCTGCCCGAGCTGTGCGACCTGGTCGCGGCCGACGTCCCGGTCACGGTGGCCACGGTGCTGCGGACCTCCCGCCGCGGTCGCTCGGGAACCGAACCCGGTGCGCGCCTGGTGATCACCGAGACGGAGAGCTGGGGTACCACGGGTTCGGACGACCTCGACGCCGCCCTGTACGCGGATCTCCCGGTGCTGCTGGCGGCCGGGGAGACCCGGGTCGCCGACTACTTCGCCGCCGAGGACACGGTCGAGGTGTTCGTCCAGGTCTTCGCCCCGCGGCCCCGGCTGATCGTCTTCGGGGCGACGGACTTCGCCGCGGCACTGGCCGGGGCCGGAGCCTTTCTCGGCTACCGGATCACGGTGTGCGACGCCCGGCCGGTGTTCGCGGTGCCGGACCGCTTCCCGGCCGCCGACGAGGTCGTCCGCCGCTGGCCGCACGAGTATCTCGCCGCCGAGATCGAGGCCGGCCGGGTCGACGACCGCACCGCGATCTGCGTCCTGACGCACGACGAACGCTTCGACCGGCCGCTGCTCGCGCTCGCGCTCGACACCGAGGTGCTCGGCTACGTCGGAGCGATGGGTTCCCGGCGCACCCATGCCCGCCGGCTCGCCGCGCTCCGGGCCGACGGCGTCGACGAGGCGGCGATCGACCGCCTGCGCAGCCCCATCGGCCTGGATCTGCAGGCGCGGACGCCGCAGGAGACCGCGGTGTCGATCGTCGCGGAGATCCTCGCCGAGCGAGGCGGGGGCACCGGCCGCCGTCTCACCGAGTCACCGGGGCCGATTCACTCGGCGAAGTCCACGTCCCGGCCGGTGGCGAGATCACCGCACTCGATCGGCGTCACCGCCGCCGAAGCGAGGTAG